The stretch of DNA ataaaggcaatatataatatacactaaTTTGTTAGTAGTGGATGCCTATTTTTTGAGTGGAGGATGAGTTTGGAGAAGCAGAAttgattataaataataaaaactagagCTCTCTCTTCATCAACCTGAGAACATAAAGAGATTTAATCTCcccaaatttaaaatgtgaaaatgttttgCTTACAGCCAAACTGTCTGCTGTGTTAGGAAGTTAAAGACTTTCAAAATCTTAGCTTACTGTAATGATATTCTTTGTCAGTGGTTCCCAAGCTATGGGGCCAGGGAGGGAAGTATCTCAGTCTAGCTGTTCCCAAAACATACTCCCCTGCCACAGGCCCACCCCCACAAAAGCATGTCCCTTGATCACCCACTGCTCTACAGGCCTGGGTGCTGTCTTCACTCACATGCAGCCCAGGCATCAGTGTGCCTCTGCAGGGCAGGATCAGCGTGAAGGACACAGCACTCACAAAAGACCATGATTTGCTTTATCAATAAGTCTGGTCATTGAAGCAGAGTTGACAAAAGATCTCCTTGCGACCAAATCACCACACAGTTCAGTGACACTGGATAAATACATGCCCAAATAAAGAGGTCTTTGTTTACCCTCACACCAAGTACCAACCAGAAGTAGGATTTCCTCCAAAAATGATAAAAGCTGGCTTCTGTGTTGAAGGGGGTGTGGCTCACGTGTGGCATTCACAAATGACAAGTGATTACTCGTGAGATCAATTCTGATACGCAGAGTGAAAAAACGAACATAAAGAGAAAGAAGTAGTAATCAAATCAAATAACCACAGTGCAAATGCATTCAATTTTAATCTTTAATAGCTAACATTATTGCTTTAGGACATGCTTTCCCTGAACCAGGAACAGAATgctaattacataaaaatatacacatagaaAAAGTAGTTCTCCATATTCCCAGGGAAAAGACAGTAACTTCTAGGATACTTAAGTGTTTTAATTATAAAGTCTTGGTCATTTCACTTATTAGCTCTGtaacatacatatttaaattaaacATTATTAGACAGCCGTTACAATGGGTACGTGTCAGGCGCCATTACTGAGTAAATGGATTCTCCCATGAGGGGATGTGTCGCTTCCCCCACCCACTGACAGGCAGCAGCACGGTTAATGGTTGAGTATGTGATGCGTTGCTGCACACGCGTACCCTCTTCTCCGCCCAGAGCCCATCTGCGCATGTGGGTGAGCTGGTCAGGTTGCACTGGCTACCTCTCTAACTTCCACAGCAAGACGAGCTGGGCTTGGGCTTCCGGTGCAGACGGACCGTGTCTGTCTGAATCAAGGGATCCGACCTATCCTCGGTAGCGAGCACTCTTCGAACTGCTTCCTCAAAGGCTGCGGCGACATTCGTGGCATCTTTTGCACTCGTTTCAAAGTAGGGATAGTCGCCGTTGTCCCGGCACCAGGCTTGGGCTTCTTCTGCAGACACTTGCCGCTCGCTGATGTCAACCTTGTTGCCCAGAATCACAAAAGGAAAGCTTTCGGGCTCTTTCACATCTGCGTAATATATGAATTCTTTCTTCCAGTTACTCAAATTCTGGAAGCTCTGAGAATCATCGACACTAAAGGTAAGCAGGCAACAGTCAGAACCTCTGTAGAATGGTGTCCTCAGGCTTCTGAAGCGCTCTTGACCAGCCGTGTCCCAGATCTGCATGGTGACAAAGTGTCCATCCACCtccaaatctttatttaaaaactccACACCTATTGTATGGAAGAGCTGGGCATCAAACTTATTAGTCACATATCTGTTCATTAGAGAACTCTTCCCAACACCACCATCTCCAAGGAGAATGACTTTGAAAAGCGATGATTTTCCTGCCATTATTAATCTCAAGATCTCTGACTGTGGAACCCTGTAAAACAGAAGAGTACCATTACATTCTGTTAGACCTGTACCTAGTTCCACGTGCCTCTCTGAACATCAGTGCTAAGGGAAAGAAAACGCAGGGAATATGTGACAGCAAGAGATGTCACCTATTGAGCTCTGCACCTCGCGCCAGGCACCATCGGACCATCACTCCCGACAACCACTGCTGAGGGCTCGTTCTTCCCCTTCCTCCGGTCACCCTTGACTGAGGCTGGCACTCAAAGCCGAGTCTAACCTCCAAACCATCCTCTCAGCTCACAACAAGCCCTGCCACCATTTGTTAGGCAGCAGGAGACTGAAGTGGGCACATTTCCAGAGCAACTACAAACCGCCCTCTGGTGGCATGGTGCCCGTGTTCACTGATGGCTTTCCTCTCAGGCCAGGGGGCTTCTGGACAatcccctctgtctctctcccaacACTATCAGCATAGGAGCTGGCAAGCAGGGAACAGGAGACAGAGTTCACTGATCTGGCTGTGAACAGACCAAAGCCAACCACTTGAGTAAAGGACTCTGTTCTCTTCACTGGGGATACTTAGTTCGCTAACATTAACGTCAGCACCAATGgaatttttatcataatataGTAACCTACCACATTCTACCCATAAGATTCGTTTGGGCAGCTCCAACACTTCTGAACAAATGGGAGCCTGGGCTGTCTGTTACTTGTATTTCGAGGGGGGATGCAATGAACCTTAAACCAAAATGTGGTATGGTGCCCATGCTTTAAGGGGAAGCCCTGGGGAAGGACTAGACTGCCCCGTACACCAGCCTGGGGAAGTGaggagggcaagggtgggatggcgTGGCATATGAAGATTCAGACACCTATTTACAGCCTGGTGGGAGCATTGTTCTTATTTAAGGCTTCTATTTTAACTCTTTATTATGGAAAATGTCAAACATACACAATTTTGGAATAATGAGAATAATTAATGATACCGCACAGACCCTAAACCTAGTTTTGCCAATTATCAACTTACAGCAAATCCTGTGTGCTCCATAGTGTCCCGTTTTCCCTTCTCCCAAATTATTCTGAATCAAATTATAGCATGTagtctgtaaatatttcagtataaaaTGGCTTTTAAGATATGAAAATTTGTAAAAGCAGACAATCTTTAGTACCGTCTAACAGTACTCTCTGCAACAAAGGAGACATCCTCCATGTGGACTGTCTGATATgacagccactagccacatgtggctattgagcactGAACTTGTGCTCAAGTTCAACTtgggagaaaggaaatgaattttaaattttctataatcTTAACTAATTGGAATAGTCACATTTAAAGAGCAAACAGCTGTACTGGATAGCACAGCCCTACAGCAAAAATGGCAATTAACTTTCACATGCAAGCAGATAATGTGAATCCCTCAATGGGTAGGTAGCAAAGGCATGAACAATAACTGTTATATTGACTAGGATGAT from Bos mutus isolate GX-2022 chromosome X, NWIPB_WYAK_1.1, whole genome shotgun sequence encodes:
- the RAB9A gene encoding ras-related protein Rab-9A, producing the protein MAGKSSLFKVILLGDGGVGKSSLMNRYVTNKFDAQLFHTIGVEFLNKDLEVDGHFVTMQIWDTAGQERFRSLRTPFYRGSDCCLLTFSVDDSQSFQNLSNWKKEFIYYADVKEPESFPFVILGNKVDISERQVSAEEAQAWCRDNGDYPYFETSAKDATNVAAAFEEAVRRVLATEDRSDPLIQTDTVRLHRKPKPSSSCCGS